Within Lepus europaeus isolate LE1 chromosome 8, mLepTim1.pri, whole genome shotgun sequence, the genomic segment TGCCAGGGAAAAGTTTTTTCCATGCTCTGGTTATAGTACTTGATTTTATCATGTTCCAAGCTCTTGAAACCTCATAAATTGCATCCAACACTGTCAAGTTCTTCCAAAACATTTTTGGGTCAATTCCTTCATCCACGTATTTCTGGAGAAGTCCTGCTCGATAGTATCTTTTCACTGTGGCTAACACTCCCTGGCTCATGGGTTGAATCAGACTTGTGACATTTGGTGGCAAATATTTTACAACGATTCTACCATCATCTGAATGCAACATTTCTTCATCTGGGTGTGCCGGGGGAAAATCTAAAAGAAGCACTGCTTTTTCTAGAAGTCCTTTGGATTTCAAATGCTTCTGTACTTGTGGCACAAAATATTTGTCAAACCACTGTCTGAAGACAGACTGTTCTATCCATGCACCTTTTTGACTGAAGTAAGTCACTGGAAGGTTTGCAAGGTCAGTTCCTTTGAATGCACGAGGTTTTTTTGCTTTCCCCACAACACAAAGGTTAAGTTTGTGTAAACCAGTGGCATTTGCACAACACATAATAATTATTCTCTCTCTGCTTGATCTGTACTCAGATGTAGTTTGCTCAGTGTCAAGAGCTAATGTCCTTGATGGCAGACATTTCCAGAACAATCCAGTTTGATCAGCACCATAAATCTGCTCTGGTTGTAGGTTCTCTCTCTCAACAAATTCCTGAAAGCTACCACAAAATTCACTGGCGGCAGTTTCATCTCCTTTTAACTTTGTTCCTTTACCAGCGGCCTTTGGAATACCATGACGCTGCTTGAATCGAGTCAGCCAACCAGATGATGCGTTGAAATCACCTTCCATCCCCAAAGCATCAAAAAAGAACTTGGCCTGTTTTGCACAAATCGTTCCAGACACTGGAATGCCATCTGTTTTCTGTTGGTTAAACCACTCTATCATAACTCTATCGAGTTCCTCATACGTGGATGACTTCATGGATTTACGTTTGGATATCCCACTTGTAGGATCCGAACTGTTCGCATAGTTTATAATcctctctttgttctttttgataTCCCGAACTGTGGATTCACCGATTCCATACACAATAGagagttttttaaaagagatgCCCTCCTCAAGTTTCTTAATAATGTCAAGCTTGTCCTTAATTGTCAACACCACACGCTTACGTTTCCCCAGCATTTTAGGAAGCGATTACTACAATGAGATAATAAACTTAGAGTCCAATACCAAGAGAGCAGAAAACTGGGGAAGGGCCGTCCTTTGCCCCCTGGAACCCAGCTGGAGAGACTGATGGCCCGATTCTCAGATGAGGTTTACTGAGTCTCCTCACTTGCTGTTTTAAACCTTATAAAGTTCCCACAGTCAAGACCATCTCCAATTAACCTGACCCTGTACCTTTCATCATGCTCACTTACTTTAAGGTCTTTTCGTGAACTGTGATCTCACTGGAGGTTAGACGTTGAGCCAATGCTGGACCAGCAAGGTCTCTATAACAGTCCTATCACACACTCCGTCTTTGCAATCACTGCTGGTAAGGTTCCTTGCTAAAGCCACTAAGACTTCGGTAGTGGCATCTGGGGAAATGTGGATGACACGGAGAGAAGAGATGCAACCTTGACACAAAggacaacagaatgggaaaactctCACCCACACCGCCCCCACACACTGTGGTCTCCGTCACCAGAGGACTCCGTCTGGTCTCTACTAGGCAAGGGCTGCTACAGCTTAGGCAGGTGAGAGCTTAAGGAAATCACAGGCAAGCAAGCTAAGGCGAGCCGGGCAGGAGTGAGCAGGGCTAATAAGGTGAAAACGGACAAGCAGAAAACTCTGGACTCCAAAGCGACGCAAACGTATGCCTGATGCATTCGGCAAGTGGGAAGCAGAAAGGTGGGCAAGAGGGGATGTCGCGTGATTTCTACAAAGCATCAAGAAACTTCCTTGGTGGCAATCAGGACCCGAGGCGAAGGTTATGGGGTGGAAGGCGCGGTGGAGACGAGGTTACAACAGTCCCGGTGAAGGCAGATCCTCCGTGAGCCGACAGAAGTCGTtcctgtggggctgtgggggtACTCGGAGCCTCGGGGACCTGAAGGGAAACACcgaaaacattttttttgtccAACATCAAGGTCTGTGGCATTACCCACACCTCTCCTGAAACTATGTTGGGAAAAGCAACGCCTCCTACCAATGTGGTGGCCACGGGCGAGCGCTAATGCGTGCGGGCGTCCGGTGGGGTGGCGGACAGAGGGACCTGAAGTGCCTACCTCCCGAAATCAAGAGGTCAGAGAGCAGCCGTGTCAGCGAGGGCCTCTCCCCGCTGGGCGTCTTTCCTCCCGCGGAGGAGCCCGGGCTCCGCCGGCCACCCGGGTGTCACCGCCGCGGCCAGCCAGCCCGCGAGCGGCCGCTCGGCGCAGGGCACGCCAGTCCGCCGGCCGCGGGCATCGCCTTTCGCCTGCCTCACACCGCACCGAGAGCAAATGGAGTCTCCCGGGCGAAGGCTGACACGGGTGgcgcggcggcagcagcggcggcggcggcggcggcggcggcggcggcggcgaggagCCAGCGTCGCTGGCGGAGCCGGAAGGCGGGGGATTAGGGAGCACGCGCGCGCCCCCGCAGGAACGTTGTGTcggcgaggggcggggcctgcgcgggCGCGCGCGCGGCCCGGGGGGGCGGGGCTCGGCTGGACGCGGCGTGGATGCGGCGCTcagggcccaggtgctcggggCTGCCGGCTGCCCCGTTGGCCGGCAGGGGGCGGTAAAGCACTCCCCGCCTTGGCACTTTTCCCAGTGACCCAGCTCTGTGGGCGAggcttcctcctccccaggggGAATAAAACTCGCCCTCGGtgagggctgggaaggcagcgagcATCCTCCGGGGCTGGGAGCGGCTGCGAATGGGGCAGGGCGAGCGCACGTGGAGCGTGTTTACaaacagccgccgccgccgccctgcgCTGGCGGCCGGGCACCCGCGCCTCGCACTGCCGGCTCCCGGGGGGCCCGCGCCCCGCAGCTGGGACGAGAGGCCCGGGCCGAGCGCGGATCATGAGTCCAGGTAGGAGCGAGCGGCTGCAGCTGACCGCTGTCGGAGGCGGGCAGGGAGGCGCCCCTGGGGACGGGGCGAGCGCGCGCGCGCAGGTGCCGGGGTCCCTGCCCCGGGTGCCAAGCCCAGCGCGCGCTGGGGGACGCGCGAGCCCGGGGGAAGCACCTGAACgcccactgcctctcaggtggGACACACTGAGAGTCTCTGTAGCGGTTTCCAGGCGAgccggctgcagcctggcccggaCAGGGAGCGGCTGCACCTGCAGCCCGCAGCACGTGTGTAAACCTGAGCAAACGCGCTTCGCCCGCctcccttttgttttatttttaaatgcatgacaGTACTTTGAAAAACAATGCGAGCGTCTGTAGTTGAGTGGCTGCGACATCTGGTCTAACTTTTTCCTTAGCGCAGAAGTAACGTAGTAACTCGTCCTGTGTTGGACCAGGCCTGCCGAGTTGGAAACCTGAGTTTTCTCTGTGGCTGCACGAAAGGGTTGTGGATGCTCAGCCTTCCCTGCGACTCCCGCAGCCCCTAACCGCGCCGCGGCCTTGCCTGGGGTCGCGGCCCTCCGCTCAGCCTGGTGCAAATCCTCTGTGCTGTGAGATTGTGTCTGTTGCCAAACACCTTCGCTGAGTGCCCCCAGGAAGGCGGGCCGCCCGCCCCACCTCCCCAGAGGGTGGCCAGCCAACCCTAACCCTTTCTGGCCGTCGTGCCTGGCCACTTGGGACAAAGTACAAGTTCCCGGTAGCTTTACATCCCGATCAGAAGTTTTCTGATCCCTGGTTTTTACGTGTCACGGTTGGATCTGACGTGTTGTTCAGGCCTCATTAGGGAAGAGTGCCGACTTCCACAGCTTGCCAGCCGTGTGGACATCAGAgagcctgcctggccctgccctgccgctCACCCGCCAGACTGGTGGCTTCCTCTGTCCTCTTATATTGAAATAAACAGTGGAGCTCGCTGCTTTCCCCTTCACCTGGGAGCTCCATGGTTTAATTCTCTCCCTGCCACTTGCTCCCTTTTCTGTGTCTCCTGCATTCTCCCTTGCTGATAGTTCATACAGCTGTTTCCTTTTCATCACCTTGTATTAAGTTCGGATCTGCATAGAACCCACATTTCTTTCACTCAAGGCAGTTGTGTTTAGCAAATTTTATTAAGACTCTCCCCAAGGCAGAGGATAGTTTGGTCAACTTGGTGAGCTTTTTGCTAGGAAAAAAGGGCTTGGGAATGGGAGGAGAGGGgacttaaaatacaatgttaggAATAGAATCCTCTGGTGTGATAGTGTAATAGGCAATACTTGTGTTCAAATGTAGAATGAATACCAGCTGGAGTGAATGGTAACTAAGCCACCCTCTGAATGATACAAAGTAGCCATGGAGGCTCATCAGTTGTAACTAATGTATCCCTGATGGAGGATGTTGATAAGCAGGGACTACACACCTGTGAGAGGCTAGACAGAAAAtctcagttttgctgtgaatttaaaactgctctaaaaagaaTCTGTGTGTGGGTTTATAGATACATAATAGTTTAGTTTTAAAAGAACTAGCAGATTGGGCATACTTATTAAAAGCCTGGTTGACCATGGAGAATTTTTTATTGTCAGTTCCTGACTTTGGGTCACTGCCTCAGCTTTCCCACTCAACATTTTTCTACCTCAGAGTCCCCTGTGCACTTCCCTCTGAGCTGCTTTTGAAAACCTAAGATCCATTTTACTTCATTATGCTagcattttgtatcttttttttactaATTGCCTTTACCAGTCATTGTAGTTGATTCTCTAATCAAACCTTGGGAAGTCTGCTACCAGCATTTCTCCCTTGCTCTGTGTATATAGTCTCCTTTAATCACTGCCACATTACTCTGTGGTAGCTGCTACCTCTAAAGTATATGAatctggctggcgctgcgcctcaataggctaatcctctgcctgcggcactggcacaccaggttctagtcctggttggggcgctggcttctgtcccagttgctcctcttccagtccagctctctgctgtggcctgggagtgcagtggaggatggcccaagtccttgggccctgcacctgcatgggagaccaggagaggcatctgacttctggcttcagatcagcgtggtgcgccggctgcagcagccattggggggtgaacaaacggaaaaaaggaagacttttctctctgtctctctctctctctctctctcactgtccactctgcctgtcacacacacaaaaaaagtatatgaatttATCCAATGAAAGTGGCAGAACAGGAATTTgagcccaattttttttttttttacatttatttgaaagggagagagagagggaggtttcataggttcactccccaagtggctgcaatggccagagttgggccattctgaagccaggagcttattcccagtctcccacatgggtgcagggccccaaagatttgggccatcttctagtgctttcccaggccacagtagaaagctggattggaagaggagcagccaggactccaactggcacccatatgagatgccagcactgtagctggtagctttacccataatgccacagcactggccccatcattcTAGTTTTAAAACACCAAGCTTAGTCCACACCACCACCATAGACATGAAAAGGAATTCATTAAAGCTGTCATTTTAAAAAACGGGATGTTCAACATCAGCTTACCAAAAAGGCATTCTAGTGATGAGAATACTTGAGGTTTGTAACAGTGTTTATCAGGCAAGCCTTTAGTTCATTGCAATGTTCATTAAGTACTGAAAAGTACTCAGATCAGTCAAAAGTAACTTATGTTTCTCACTATTGTAAGctgcatttccttttctgttgagaTGACAATGTAGGTACAGCATACGGATTCATCAGTAGTAGTCCTCCTCTGTAGTAATTGTTACACACCATAAAATATCTAAGTAGGGTCTTAATTTTGAAAGATTacctttttttgttggttttaattttctttatcattGACTTTCACTTATTtggaagtttttgttttgtgataCTTGAATTACTCTGACAAACTTAAGCTGAAGATATAAATTTTTTATCCTGATACATTATTCTGTGTATATTAAAcctatttaaataaaatagtatttgttttcactgataattttaaaatagttattgcTTGTTGAAGATCAATGGTTTGCACAAAAACCACTTACTGTCTCTACTTTAATGGATGTAAAATATTGAAGGTAattctctaaaatatatttttcttttggagtATGTATGCATTTTCAGGcaaatgggaagtgaaacagttcCCAGTAATCAAAGTTTGTTCTTTGCAGTTTTTCAACTCTAcagttatttcattttatgttataGTCAAAAggcaaaataatcattttaatattaaaaccATCTTTTTGAATGGTTAAAGGTAGGAACACTTTTCTATTTGAAAATTTCTGGACACAAGTAAAAGGTCAGTTTATTCATTAGGAAATTCCAGAACTTAAaaattgtaggggccagcgctgtggcatagcaagtgaagttgccgcctgcagtgccggcatcccatatgggtgctggttcaagtcccagctgctccacttatgatccagctctctgttttggcctgggaaagcagtaaaagatggcccaggtccttgggcccctgtgagagaccatgaagaagctcctagctcctggcttcagaagggctcacttctgtccattgcagccaattggggagtgagcggatggatatctctatctctttttctctctttctctctatctctctcccccaccttcttttctctccctctccttctccccccgtctatctgtgtaactctgattttcaaataaataaataagtcttaaaaaattaagttgtAAGTTAGGACAATTGCAAGATAGTAAGTTCTTAAAGTCCTGAGTCCTATAGATGCCCAGGAGAGGAATTTTAGGTatcattttgttttccatgtttCCCAGTTGATTGGTGGTAGGTTTTTGGATGGCTAGCAGCATAGACAAGTATAAGAGAAAGAGTCCCTAGGGGATAGAAAAGCATATGGAATAcggaaagcaaaaagaaaataccaacagttacagagagaaagagagagagagaggtcttccatctgttgattcacttccccagatggccacaacagccagagctgagtcgatccaaatccaggagccaggagcttcttccaggtctcccacatgggtgcaggggcccaagcacttgggccatctgctactgatttcccaggccatagctaagGAGATTTTAGGGAGGGTTCAAGAACACATCTCTAGATCAGGTGCTGTCAGAAAGCAGGGGCAATTTGGGTTTTGAGTGTCTTAATTTTTATATAGGAAGCCAGAGGAGCAGGCCAATGCTTTCATTCAAAAAGCAGTAATCTCTCTATTGACCAGGAGAGGGGGATGTTTGGTTATTTTTGTGGCTGCTAGATAGTTTCATAAGTTCTAGGCAAGATTGCATTGTGATGCTTTTATCTTGCTTCATTACAATCATGGGGAATCCTCCTCTGATGTTGCTATTCTATGAAATTATTTAGGCTCCACAGAGTAATATCAAGGCCTACCTAGCTTTCAACATAATG encodes:
- the TIGD2 gene encoding tigger transposable element-derived protein 2; translation: MLGKRKRVVLTIKDKLDIIKKLEEGISFKKLSIVYGIGESTVRDIKKNKERIINYANSSDPTSGISKRKSMKSSTYEELDRVMIEWFNQQKTDGIPVSGTICAKQAKFFFDALGMEGDFNASSGWLTRFKQRHGIPKAAGKGTKLKGDETAASEFCGSFQEFVERENLQPEQIYGADQTGLFWKCLPSRTLALDTEQTTSEYRSSRERIIIMCCANATGLHKLNLCVVGKAKKPRAFKGTDLANLPVTYFSQKGAWIEQSVFRQWFDKYFVPQVQKHLKSKGLLEKAVLLLDFPPAHPDEEMLHSDDGRIVVKYLPPNVTSLIQPMSQGVLATVKRYYRAGLLQKYVDEGIDPKMFWKNLTVLDAIYEVSRAWNMIKSSTITRAWKKLFPGNEENAGMNIDEGAILAANLATVLQNTEDCEHVNIEHIDQWFDSRSKDSSCQVLTGREGTEHQAKAVEKKPFSKVRRAELNPEKHISHRAALEWTENLLDYLEQQDDMLLSDKLVLRRLRTIIRRKQKIQNNKSHS